In Ignavibacteria bacterium, the sequence ACGATAAGTCATCTCGCCCAATGCTATACCTCCCAATGTTGTGGTAATAAAATCATTAATCGACGGGTAGTTTACTTCCATGAAAAACTCCCACATAAAACTTCCCGCCATCGAATAGGGTGCAGACTCCCAGAAGGTAAGTCCGCTTGAACGAGCAAAGTTAAAGTAGGTGTTCCCGTGATATGGATGCATCAATTGATTCGTAGAGAAATGGTCTGAATCGAAAACAAATGCATGGTTAAAATTAGCTTCTACAGTCTGTGTGCTGATTACTGCCCACGGCTGCGGTACTATGTATCTGCTTATTGACCACACTCCGATATTAAGAAAGAATACTTCAACGAGCGGCAGCCAGTAATTCTTCTTTGCTCTGAATGAGGAATCATACTGTATATTTTTTGATAATGATGAATATCTTTTTTCGGCACCGAAAAAGGATTCCTCTTGCTCTCTCTTCAGTGAATCGAGCCTGAAAAGAGACTCTGAGAATATGCTGCCAAGTGTTACATCATTTTCGATTACAATCGAAGAAAGCTTTAGTTTAGCATTTTCCTGATTATCAGAATTATCATCCTTCTGATCCTGAACGCTGACCTCTGACAAATAAACACCTGCACCGGCTTTTTCTATAACTTCATCCCTCTGTGAAAAAGCCGTCTGTGAAGAAAGCACGACGAGAACTATTATAATGAATATATTTTTTATCATAATAATACTATCCCTCCCTCTATTATGAATTTGTTCGTGAAATGCGGACTGTAGTAGCTGTCCGCATAGAACGTATAGCCGCCGTTTACAAAGATACCAAGTTTTTTATAAACATTTTTCTCGAATCCCGTTCGCAAAGTTATTGCAAACTGATGGTCACTCTTTTTGTTGGTGACCTGGTCTTTTTCATTTGAGATGTGGGAATATCCAAGGTCGGTATTTATGTCGAAATACTTGAATTTAAAGGTGTAACCTGCTCTGTAGGACACAAGAATTGATTTGTTTGTGTTCGACGAAACAACGGGACCACCGATTTCAAACATCGAATATATATTGTTGGTTCTAAACCTTGCTCCGAGTGTTGCATACGAAAGATTACCTGCTGACAACAACAAGTTTATTTTTGTGTTGTCATAGATGTAAACAAGTCCGAGTGTTGTTCCTTTTTGCCTCTTCGTTACTACATTAAAAAGACCAATCTGCAGCCCGAAATTATCATCTGCTGCATTCACAAGCCCAAGCTGAACACCCTTCTGGTATTTAGTTATGTTCAGTGATGATAGCTGCAAACCCATGTTTGAATAACCGGCAAGGTTAAACAGCACAGCTATTTGTGCTCCGTACAGTTTCCTTCCTGTAATGTTTCCCGCGGCTGCCGATTGCAGCAAACTAATGTCTTTGCCGTTTGAGTTGTATACCCCAGCAAGCTGTATACCGTTTAAGTTTTCAAAATTAACATTGGCAATACCTGCAAACTGAACCCCCTGAAATTCATCGAATGAAAGGTTCGCCAATCCGCCGAGCAGAAAGCCCCTGCCGCCTGTGGTTAGAACATTAGCTCCGCCCGTAATCTGCATTCCCCGCAGCTTTCCTCTTGTTTCGGCATATAGTCCGTTAACCTGCAAACCGCTTAAATCGCCCTCAAGAACTGAAAAAACTCCGTTTATTGAGGCACCGCTGAGTTTATTAAATCGCGAACCTATAATTCCTAGATTGAATCCTACGTTATCTCTTAACGACTTGTTAATACTAATCGGATAAACAAGGGAAAGGTTAAACGGTATGTGCTTTCCCTGTGCCTGCAGAATTGAGGCACAAAGCAGAAAGACACAAACCGACAGAAATATTCTGTAAATTTTTGTCATATATAGTTATAAGTTTTATAAATTATTTCGAGATAAATGTCATTATTACATCACCACCTTTAAGAAGTTCAAGGTTGTTGTTCTTGATTTCATATCCTGTAACTTTTTTTATTGCATCAAGAAATTCTATTTCTATGCCGTCGCCGCAATAAATCTTCGTTATTGCACCGGGGTCGAGCGTTAACTTTCCTGATTCATACTTGTAAGTTCCAGTAAAGCTGTTGCATCCGGTAAATCCTGAAAAACCGTTGTTGGGGGTTAGACCTATGTATGGATTTTTATAATCGGGGGATTTTGCTTCCGGAATCTTACCGTATAGAGTGTTCAAATTCCATTGCTTGGATGTTAAGTCGTTAATATTATTAACAGATTTTGATGAGTTACAGGATAAAGAAATAAATATAAATAAACAAAAAATAACCGTAGTAGTATTTTTCATAATTTTATTTTTACTAATATATTTAAAAACTCACAAATATAATATGATAATAAGTTTATACATAAAAGTGTCGTTATAATACTATCATCAATTATTGTTTGCTTTGCTGTGTTCGAGACCTCGTAATAGAATTTCATATTTTAGAAAAATACTTTAAATTACCACAAAAAATATAACAATACTTACAAATAATTAAATTATGTCTGACCTTACATCTACGAATACAACGCTGGATAAATTCAGCTACGACAATGTTATAGTCAAATATTTCGCATACGCTGTTATGGTCTGGGGGGCGGTGGGAATGCTGGTAGGCTTGCTAATTGCCGGACAGATTATTATTCCAGCCTGGAACCTAAACCTTCAATACACTACGTTTGGAAGAATCAGACCTCTGCACACGAATGCCGTTATCTTTGCTTTTGTCGGTAATGCAATCTTTATGGGTATCTATTATTCCCTGCAAAGATTACTAAAAGCAAGGATGTACAGCGATTTGCTTTCTAAAGTTCATTTCTGGGGATGGCAGCTTATTATTGTACTCGCTGCAATAACCCT encodes:
- a CDS encoding META domain-containing protein → MKNTTTVIFCLFIFISLSCNSSKSVNNINDLTSKQWNLNTLYGKIPEAKSPDYKNPYIGLTPNNGFSGFTGCNSFTGTYKYESGKLTLDPGAITKIYCGDGIEIEFLDAIKKVTGYEIKNNNLELLKGGDVIMTFISK